The DNA window AGCTCGTTATAAGGCATTCTGGCTCGTTCTATAAATAAAGAAACAAAAAAACAACTTGAAGCAATAGAAATAAGTAAAAATAAAACTAAAAGGCGGGCTTTAACTGCTTTAGGAAAAATTTTAAATGCAAAAATAGTTGGCTTTAACATTAAAACTGCCAACATAGAAAATATTAACGCTAAGAAAAAAATTGATAACATATTTCCTCCAATTTATAAGTCTTGTGTACCTACGATTTTTTAGATATATAAGCTATTAGTAATCAATTGTTGAATCCGCGCTTCAAATCCTGGGAAAGAAGTCTCAATGCAAGCAGCTTCTTCTATTATTGTTTCGCTCTCCGCAACAAGTCCTGCAATGGCGGTTGACATTGCTATCCTGTGGTCTCCATAGCTTTGGATTTTTGCCCCTTTTAATTTTGTTGGTCCGTGAATTACCATCCCATCCTCTTTTTCGGAAATATCAGCGCCCATCTTTTTAAGCTCGGAAACTGTTGTCTTTATCCTGTCGCTCTCTTTCACACGAAGTTCCACTGCATCTTTTATAATTGTGATCCCTTCAGCCTGTGTCGCCAAAACCGCAAGAATAGGAATCTCATCAATTATATTTGGAATTATCTCCCCACCAATTTCGATCCCTTTCAACCCTGCAGACGGCACAAGATTTTGTGTCGCTACGATCTGCTTTCTAATTTTAATTGTGGCTCTCGGTTCTCCCGATAAAACCTCTTCGTCTGCAATCTCAATTTGTGCGCCCATTTTTTTTAAAACTTGGAGAAACCCTGTCCTTGTAGGATTTGTTCCGATATTTTTAATAGTAATATTAGAATTTGGAACGATAAGCGCGGACACGATAAAATAGGCGGCGGAAGAAATATCTCCCGGAACAAAAATTTCTCGACCCACAAAATCATTTGGGGCTTCTATGGAAATTTCTCTATTAAACCGCGTTAAATTGATGCCAAAAAAACCGAACATTCTCTCGGTATGGTCTCTCGTCTGGATGGGTTCAATGATAGTTGTTTGCCCGCCTGCATAAAGGCCTGCAAGAAGTATTGCTGACTTGACCTGCGCGGAAGCAACCTTTAAATTATACTCAATTCCCGAAAGTTTGGTTCCTGTGATTTTAAGCGGAGGGAATATCTCATTTTTAGCCCCTTGAATTCCTTCTATTTTTGCTCCCATAAGAGAGAGAGGCGCTATAATCCTTTTCATCGGTCTTTTTTGTATTGAAGAGTCGCCAGTAATTTGTGATTCAAATTTTTGCCCTGCAAGCATTCCGGAAAGGAGCCGCATTGTTGTGCCGGAATTGCCAACATCAAGAGTTTTACTTGGTCGGAAAAGCCCTTGCAATCCTTTGCCGACGACAAAAGCTTTATCTCCTTCAAACTTTATTTGTATCCCCATTTCACGGAAGCAATTGGCGGTTGCGATGCAATCTTCAGACTGTAGAAAATTGTGGAGAATGCTTTCTCCGCTTGCCAGCGAGCTCAACATGATCGCGCGATGGGAAATCGACTTGTCGCCTGGAAGCGAAACTTCACCTTGTAGCCCTTGCACGGGGGAGATTTT is part of the candidate division WOR-1 bacterium RIFOXYB2_FULL_36_35 genome and encodes:
- a CDS encoding 3-phosphoshikimate 1-carboxyvinyltransferase, encoding MPKQLKISPVQGLQGEVSLPGDKSISHRAIMLSSLASGESILHNFLQSEDCIATANCFREMGIQIKFEGDKAFVVGKGLQGLFRPSKTLDVGNSGTTMRLLSGMLAGQKFESQITGDSSIQKRPMKRIIAPLSLMGAKIEGIQGAKNEIFPPLKITGTKLSGIEYNLKVASAQVKSAILLAGLYAGGQTTIIEPIQTRDHTERMFGFFGINLTRFNREISIEAPNDFVGREIFVPGDISSAAYFIVSALIVPNSNITIKNIGTNPTRTGFLQVLKKMGAQIEIADEEVLSGEPRATIKIRKQIVATQNLVPSAGLKGIEIGGEIIPNIIDEIPILAVLATQAEGITIIKDAVELRVKESDRIKTTVSELKKMGADISEKEDGMVIHGPTKLKGAKIQSYGDHRIAMSTAIAGLVAESETIIEEAACIETSFPGFEARIQQLITNSLYI